The Novipirellula galeiformis genome contains a region encoding:
- a CDS encoding nucleoside hydrolase: protein MTRKIIIDCDPGIDDAIALCMALFDPRLEVLAITATAGTVDADQATSNAIAIVEQLDPKKYPRIGKASVPEDAPVIDDRHLNGADGLGGCHFPESARQHLPLSEKVIAELVRKFPNEVTVVCLGPTTNLARICRVDPGVLPLLDKIVIGGGSVAHVGNVTASAEFNMYFDPMSAADVFESATTKSMVPLDLIDAMSFGVDLLEKLPPKHSRAGNLLHKLLPFAFRAAHQRLGRELIPLSDATTILSIVEPDLFTWKSMAGRVETRGELTRGVTVFDQRLRPEWPVNMEVALDVDADEAHEMLVRGLRYAGQQT, encoded by the coding sequence ATGACACGCAAGATCATCATTGACTGCGACCCCGGGATCGACGACGCCATCGCACTTTGTATGGCTCTGTTCGATCCACGGTTGGAGGTTCTGGCGATTACCGCTACCGCCGGTACGGTGGACGCGGACCAAGCGACTTCCAATGCGATTGCGATTGTCGAACAGTTGGATCCCAAAAAGTACCCGCGCATCGGCAAAGCCTCGGTGCCCGAAGATGCGCCGGTGATCGATGATCGCCACCTCAACGGCGCCGATGGGCTCGGGGGGTGCCACTTTCCCGAGTCCGCTCGCCAGCATCTGCCGCTGAGCGAAAAGGTGATCGCTGAATTGGTGCGAAAGTTCCCCAATGAAGTGACCGTGGTCTGCCTTGGCCCGACCACCAATCTGGCTCGCATTTGTCGTGTCGACCCCGGTGTGTTGCCGTTGTTGGACAAAATTGTGATCGGCGGGGGATCGGTCGCTCATGTGGGGAACGTGACCGCCTCGGCGGAATTCAACATGTACTTCGATCCGATGTCGGCTGCCGATGTTTTCGAGTCGGCAACGACCAAGAGCATGGTGCCGTTGGATTTGATCGATGCGATGAGCTTCGGCGTCGATTTGTTAGAAAAGTTGCCCCCCAAGCATTCGCGTGCGGGAAATTTGTTGCACAAATTACTGCCGTTTGCGTTTCGGGCTGCCCATCAGCGTTTGGGGCGCGAATTGATTCCGCTGAGCGACGCGACGACGATCCTTTCGATCGTCGAGCCCGATTTATTCACTTGGAAATCGATGGCCGGCCGAGTGGAAACTCGCGGCGAATTGACTCGAGGGGTTACCGTCTTCGATCAACGACTGCGGCCGGAATGGCCCGTGAATATGGAAGTGGCGTTGGATGTCGATGCCGACGAGGCGCACGAGATGTTGGTGCGTGGTTTGCGTTACGCAGGACAGCAAACGTGA
- a CDS encoding cytochrome c, with protein sequence MRTSPLISAAFLCLLIVPPFRIGMVAGEETASAPKPTRLAPSPPLLIHSPSQDASSYLHNRLQLSERIYSGAQPEVDAAFAEIAELGVRTIVSVDGARPDVEAAKRAGLRYVHIPIGYDGLDRKAKESIVNLVKTADGPFYIHCHHGKHRGPAAAAIACIAEGSADNDSALQILAKAGTSKNYAGLYRDVSEFQMPPADAPLPKLVPIAEVNSMASLMVVIDQAHEHLKMLKKNDWAPLDRHPDLRSHTEANLLREGLREAMRLKSTQPPSETSKHDEAYWMQMADAERLAEQLADALQQKDYALATKRLHATGVSCTKCHDEYRN encoded by the coding sequence ATGAGAACCTCGCCCCTGATCTCCGCCGCATTCTTATGCCTTTTGATAGTCCCGCCGTTTAGGATTGGCATGGTGGCGGGTGAAGAGACCGCTTCTGCGCCGAAACCCACTCGTCTCGCGCCGTCGCCTCCGTTGTTAATCCACTCTCCCTCGCAGGACGCCTCGAGCTATCTTCACAATCGATTGCAATTGTCGGAGCGGATTTACTCGGGCGCCCAACCCGAAGTGGATGCGGCATTCGCTGAGATTGCCGAGCTCGGAGTGCGCACGATCGTTAGCGTCGATGGGGCTCGGCCGGACGTGGAAGCGGCGAAGCGGGCGGGTTTGCGCTACGTCCATATCCCGATTGGGTACGACGGGCTCGATCGGAAAGCCAAAGAATCGATCGTCAACCTAGTCAAAACTGCTGACGGTCCCTTTTATATCCATTGCCATCACGGCAAGCATCGAGGCCCTGCGGCCGCGGCCATTGCTTGTATCGCCGAGGGGTCGGCCGACAATGATTCCGCCCTTCAGATCCTGGCCAAGGCGGGCACCAGCAAGAACTACGCGGGACTGTACCGCGACGTCAGCGAATTTCAGATGCCGCCGGCCGACGCACCGCTGCCGAAACTCGTGCCGATCGCCGAGGTCAACTCAATGGCGTCACTGATGGTCGTCATCGATCAAGCCCACGAGCATTTGAAAATGCTAAAGAAGAATGACTGGGCGCCCCTCGACCGGCATCCCGATTTACGATCACACACCGAGGCAAACCTGCTTCGTGAAGGGCTACGCGAAGCGATGCGACTGAAATCGACTCAGCCCCCAAGCGAAACCTCGAAGCACGACGAGGCTTACTGGATGCAAATGGCTGATGCGGAAAGGTTGGCGGAACAACTTGCCGACGCGCTCCAGCAAAAGGATTACGCTTTGGCAACGAAGCGGTTGCACGCGACCGGCGTGTCATGCACAAAATGCCACGATGAATATCGCAATTGA
- a CDS encoding transmembrane 9 family protein: MPSDKPSSAQPVVPSRMLPRVSFRLVFAITTLSAIVAALARQAGDGGALATAVMTALLVPAICFALFAMLFLFAWAITSLWFQGDDQDTLHGSPFAAGQLPPQIMPPREHNA; encoded by the coding sequence ATGCCTAGCGACAAACCCTCCTCGGCGCAACCGGTGGTCCCCAGTCGCATGCTGCCGCGTGTTTCCTTTCGGCTGGTGTTTGCGATCACGACGCTTTCGGCCATTGTGGCTGCATTGGCACGCCAAGCGGGAGACGGAGGCGCATTGGCGACCGCCGTGATGACGGCGTTGTTGGTCCCCGCGATCTGCTTTGCCCTGTTTGCCATGCTGTTCTTGTTTGCCTGGGCGATCACGTCGCTTTGGTTCCAGGGGGACGACCAAGACACGCTGCACGGCAGCCCGTTTGCCGCTGGCCAATTGCCGCCACAAATCATGCCCCCGCGAGAGCACAACGCATGA
- the trpD gene encoding anthranilate phosphoribosyltransferase — MPSLFQTAIAQANAGTDLGEDQTSQLIDAMLRGEAEEHDVANLLLALREKGESVSELVGAARAMRRHMTQIPHSHAVLLDTCGTGGSGSGTFNISTAVAIVAAAAGVAVAKHGNRKATSLSGSADVLEVLGVPIESESELVAERLDRHGICFCFAAKLHPAMRHVIGVRRQLGVKTLFNLLGPLCNPAGATHQLLGTSTPDAQRMVAAAIGSLGTTRSFVVHAADGQDEVSLEGATHVIDVRDAEAVRYDWTPTDFGLLPATRDALAAANPHESAAIIQRIFAGEPGPCRDAVLAGTAAALVLVGVSDTVADGVKRAAETIDSNAAKEKLASLAHL, encoded by the coding sequence ATGCCCTCTCTTTTTCAGACCGCCATCGCCCAAGCCAATGCGGGAACCGATTTAGGCGAAGATCAAACAAGCCAACTGATTGACGCCATGCTTCGTGGTGAGGCGGAAGAGCATGATGTCGCGAACCTATTGCTAGCGCTGCGGGAAAAAGGGGAATCGGTCAGCGAGCTAGTCGGGGCTGCCCGAGCGATGCGTCGCCATATGACACAAATTCCCCACTCCCACGCTGTGTTGCTGGACACCTGCGGGACGGGCGGCAGCGGAAGTGGGACCTTCAATATCAGTACCGCCGTGGCGATTGTCGCAGCGGCCGCAGGCGTGGCGGTCGCCAAGCACGGAAACCGCAAAGCGACAAGTTTATCAGGATCGGCCGATGTGCTCGAAGTCTTGGGAGTGCCGATCGAATCCGAATCTGAATTGGTCGCCGAGCGGCTCGATCGACACGGCATTTGCTTCTGCTTCGCAGCGAAACTCCATCCCGCGATGCGGCATGTGATCGGCGTGCGGCGACAACTCGGCGTTAAGACGCTGTTTAATTTGCTCGGCCCGTTATGCAATCCGGCCGGTGCCACCCACCAACTGCTGGGCACATCGACCCCCGACGCACAGCGGATGGTCGCGGCGGCAATCGGTTCGCTCGGCACGACCCGCTCCTTCGTCGTCCATGCTGCGGATGGCCAAGACGAGGTTTCGCTTGAGGGAGCGACACATGTGATCGATGTGCGCGACGCAGAGGCAGTCCGCTACGATTGGACGCCAACGGATTTCGGCTTGCTACCCGCCACACGTGACGCATTGGCTGCGGCAAACCCACACGAAAGTGCCGCAATCATTCAGCGTATTTTCGCCGGAGAACCGGGACCTTGCCGCGATGCCGTATTGGCGGGCACCGCCGCAGCACTCGTTTTAGTGGGGGTGTCTGACACTGTCGCCGATGGGGTGAAGCGGGCAGCCGAAACGATCGATTCGAACGCCGCAAAAGAGAAACTTGCCTCATTGGCCCACCTGTAG
- a CDS encoding polysaccharide pyruvyl transferase family protein has product MGQSTATAIGASFALTLDATFADDNAKPKRILLRSSWQTVNIGDIAHTPGVLRILETHLPDIEIVLFPSNVDNGVETLLRSRFPKLKIAQKESQELEEAYQTCDFLLHGSGASLVAEKDIRIWREKTGKPYGIYGITLPPKMSHATRATSASSLQKTVDVLSAASFVYFRDSKSLAFAKQLGVKSPVMQFGPDAAFACDLRDDKKAEAFLQKHNLRTGKFLCCIPRLRYTPYWTIKERVKFDPDKHQRNERMKEHDHVLLREAIIEVVKQTDLSVLVCPEDRTQMQVGREMIYDKLPAEVLPRVAWRPDYWLTGEAISTYVRSAGLFGNEMHSPIMCIGHGVPAIVCRFDEQTSKGFMWEDIGLGDWLFDLDDESRRQQLVATVLQMAQNPAAAKAKAAKARQFVEMRQRETMEQLRSELG; this is encoded by the coding sequence CTGGGCCAGTCTACTGCGACCGCAATCGGTGCATCCTTTGCCCTCACGCTGGACGCCACGTTTGCCGACGACAATGCGAAACCCAAGCGGATCCTGCTTCGCTCGTCGTGGCAGACGGTGAATATCGGCGACATCGCTCACACTCCGGGGGTATTGAGGATCTTGGAAACGCATCTGCCGGATATTGAAATCGTGCTTTTTCCGAGCAACGTCGATAACGGCGTGGAAACGCTTCTGCGTTCGCGGTTTCCCAAATTGAAGATCGCCCAAAAGGAATCTCAGGAGCTTGAAGAAGCGTACCAAACGTGCGACTTTCTGCTGCACGGTTCAGGTGCATCGCTTGTCGCGGAGAAGGACATTCGCATTTGGCGAGAGAAGACGGGCAAGCCGTATGGCATTTACGGGATCACGCTTCCGCCGAAAATGTCACATGCCACCCGAGCCACTTCGGCCAGCTCGCTCCAGAAAACAGTTGACGTTCTCAGTGCGGCAAGCTTTGTCTATTTTCGCGATTCGAAATCGCTTGCGTTTGCTAAACAACTTGGGGTGAAAAGTCCGGTGATGCAGTTCGGTCCGGACGCCGCCTTTGCCTGTGATCTGCGAGATGACAAAAAGGCCGAAGCGTTCTTACAGAAGCACAATCTACGAACTGGCAAGTTTTTGTGCTGCATCCCAAGGCTTCGTTACACTCCGTACTGGACGATTAAAGAACGCGTCAAGTTTGATCCCGACAAACATCAACGTAACGAAAGGATGAAGGAGCACGATCACGTTCTACTACGTGAGGCGATCATCGAAGTCGTGAAGCAAACCGATCTCAGCGTGTTGGTTTGCCCCGAAGACCGCACGCAAATGCAGGTCGGCAGAGAGATGATTTACGACAAGTTGCCAGCGGAGGTTTTGCCGCGAGTCGCGTGGCGGCCCGATTATTGGTTGACCGGCGAAGCGATCAGCACGTATGTCCGCAGTGCGGGCTTGTTTGGTAACGAAATGCATTCTCCGATCATGTGCATCGGTCACGGAGTCCCTGCGATCGTATGCCGCTTTGACGAACAAACCAGTAAAGGTTTCATGTGGGAAGACATCGGGCTCGGCGATTGGTTGTTCGACCTCGATGACGAATCACGCCGCCAACAACTGGTCGCCACCGTTTTACAGATGGCCCAAAATCCCGCAGCGGCAAAGGCCAAGGCGGCAAAGGCACGCCAGTTCGTCGAAATGCGACAACGCGAGACGATGGAGCAACTGCGAAGCGAATTGGGGTGA
- a CDS encoding ABC transporter ATP-binding protein has protein sequence METRGGVHRGAGDCIELRRLHRFFGKTKAVNDISFSVARGHVFGYIGPNGAGKTTSMRILATLDLPSYGDAFIDGFSVINDPELVRRRLGFMPDSFGTYRDVNCKEYLDFFARANGLVGRERNQRLEWVLDFTGTAGMASKPIRGLSKGMKQRLCLGRALIHDPAVLILDEPAAGLDPRARIELRKMIRELADRGKTVLISSHILTELAEMCDSVGIIEQGCLLATGSVEQIQRQRETHRELTIRLLDRASECAQEIETRTGIDRTLVDGTLVRFEFEGDLEAQADLVAWIVGRGYRVAEVASHKKSLEDVFLQVTEGLVQ, from the coding sequence ATGGAAACGAGGGGCGGAGTGCATCGTGGCGCCGGCGATTGCATTGAACTTCGGCGACTGCATCGGTTCTTTGGTAAAACCAAAGCGGTCAACGATATTTCGTTCTCGGTCGCTCGAGGGCATGTGTTTGGCTATATCGGTCCCAATGGCGCCGGCAAGACCACTTCGATGCGAATTCTTGCAACGCTCGATTTGCCCAGTTATGGCGACGCGTTCATCGATGGGTTTTCGGTGATCAATGATCCCGAACTCGTCCGTCGCCGGCTTGGGTTCATGCCCGATTCCTTCGGCACCTATCGCGATGTGAATTGCAAAGAATATCTCGACTTTTTTGCGCGTGCGAACGGATTGGTCGGTCGCGAGCGGAACCAACGCCTTGAGTGGGTGCTCGACTTTACTGGAACCGCGGGGATGGCAAGCAAGCCGATCCGGGGGCTGAGCAAAGGGATGAAGCAACGTCTTTGTTTGGGACGCGCCCTGATCCACGATCCCGCCGTGTTGATTCTCGATGAACCCGCAGCGGGGCTTGATCCCCGAGCACGCATCGAGCTGCGCAAGATGATTCGCGAATTGGCGGACCGTGGAAAGACGGTTTTGATTAGCAGCCACATCCTGACCGAATTAGCCGAGATGTGTGATTCGGTGGGGATCATCGAGCAGGGGTGTTTGTTGGCGACCGGCAGCGTAGAGCAGATCCAGCGTCAACGTGAAACCCATCGCGAATTAACGATTCGGTTGCTCGATCGCGCGAGCGAATGTGCCCAGGAAATTGAAACGAGGACGGGCATCGACCGGACCCTCGTCGACGGGACGCTGGTAAGGTTTGAATTCGAAGGCGACTTGGAAGCCCAAGCCGATTTGGTCGCCTGGATTGTCGGACGCGGCTATCGAGTCGCTGAGGTCGCGTCGCACAAAAAGAGCTTGGAAGACGTCTTCTTGCAGGTCACCGAGGGGCTCGTGCAATGA
- a CDS encoding 3-keto-disaccharide hydrolase has translation MKKTFASLTFTLLAFVAISAVRAEAPPEGFRAIFDGKTLEGWHARPHFNPTKLADMPAAEREAKLAEWMADAKQHWTIENGELVNDGHGAYLTTNDDFRDYEFLLEYKTVARADSGIYLKATPQVQIWDYTDEAKFKLGANLGSGGLWNNSAGAAGKDPAKLADKPFGEWNSFKIRQIGARTSVWLNGEKVVDNAIMENYWDRKSPLAVTGPIQLQTHGGEIRWRNLFIREFTPDEANELLSEQGDDSFTSLFNGKNLDGWHGAVANYEVVDGAIRCKQGHGGMLLTKDEYSNFVARVEFRLPPAGNNGLAIRAPLEGNPAYDAMTELQVLDSEHPKYAKLDPRQYHGGAYGMVAAKRGYLREVGQWNFQEVTVNGTRIKVELNGSVILDADIAEVKEFMADSPHPGKDRKSGFFGFAGHSDPVEFRNVEIREL, from the coding sequence ATGAAAAAAACGTTTGCGTCTCTTACGTTTACTTTACTTGCGTTCGTCGCAATCAGCGCCGTTCGAGCGGAAGCTCCCCCCGAAGGCTTTCGTGCGATTTTCGACGGAAAAACACTCGAAGGGTGGCACGCACGCCCCCACTTCAACCCCACCAAGTTGGCCGACATGCCAGCCGCCGAGCGTGAAGCGAAATTAGCCGAGTGGATGGCCGATGCGAAGCAGCATTGGACGATCGAGAATGGCGAATTGGTCAACGATGGCCACGGCGCCTACCTGACCACCAATGACGACTTCCGCGACTACGAATTCTTGCTCGAGTACAAGACCGTCGCTCGCGCCGATAGTGGCATCTATTTGAAGGCCACTCCGCAGGTCCAAATCTGGGATTACACCGATGAAGCCAAGTTCAAGCTGGGTGCGAATCTTGGCAGCGGTGGACTTTGGAACAACAGCGCCGGGGCCGCCGGAAAAGATCCAGCCAAGCTTGCCGACAAGCCGTTTGGCGAGTGGAACTCGTTCAAAATTCGTCAAATCGGTGCTCGCACCAGCGTCTGGCTCAATGGCGAAAAAGTCGTCGATAACGCCATCATGGAAAATTACTGGGACCGTAAATCGCCGCTCGCCGTCACCGGTCCAATTCAATTGCAAACGCACGGCGGTGAAATCCGTTGGCGCAATCTGTTCATTCGTGAATTCACTCCCGATGAAGCCAATGAACTGCTCAGCGAACAGGGCGATGATTCGTTCACCTCGCTGTTCAATGGCAAAAACTTGGACGGCTGGCACGGCGCCGTTGCGAACTACGAAGTGGTTGACGGAGCGATCCGTTGCAAACAAGGTCATGGCGGAATGCTGTTGACCAAAGACGAGTACAGCAATTTCGTAGCACGCGTTGAATTTCGTCTGCCACCGGCTGGAAACAACGGCTTGGCGATTCGCGCCCCTCTCGAGGGCAACCCCGCTTACGATGCCATGACCGAATTGCAGGTCCTCGACTCCGAGCATCCCAAGTACGCCAAACTGGATCCACGCCAATATCACGGCGGTGCGTACGGAATGGTCGCTGCCAAACGCGGGTACTTGCGTGAAGTTGGCCAATGGAATTTCCAAGAAGTGACCGTCAATGGCACTCGCATCAAGGTCGAGCTCAACGGTAGCGTGATCTTGGACGCCGACATTGCAGAGGTCAAAGAATTCATGGCCGACTCGCCCCACCCCGGCAAGGATCGCAAGTCGGGATTCTTTGGGTTCGCCGGTCACAGCGATCCCGTTGAATTCCGCAACGTCGAAATCCGCGAATTGTAG